The following proteins come from a genomic window of Panicum hallii strain FIL2 chromosome 8, PHallii_v3.1, whole genome shotgun sequence:
- the LOC112903319 gene encoding LOW QUALITY PROTEIN: succinate dehydrogenase assembly factor 2, mitochondrial (The sequence of the model RefSeq protein was modified relative to this genomic sequence to represent the inferred CDS: inserted 1 base in 1 codon): protein MAAALLRRALLLRRVLPSPSPTXTLPGASAGRLLSAFTASQQNATTTVDLSSDESRRRLLNRLVYRSKQRGFLELDLVLGTWVEQHVHSMDEPNIRALLQVLDLENPDLWKWLTGQEQPPEDLNSNPVFTAIKSKVTDNLTKHASPETRSTPGQPWVRGWDDIKKGKDGPKYGNQ from the exons ATGGCGGCCGcgctcctccgccgcgcgcttctcctccgccgcgtccTCCCCTCCCCATCCCCCA CCACCCTCCCCGgggcctccgccggccgcctcctCTCCGCGTTCACCGCCTCCCAGCAGaacgccaccaccaccgtcgACCTCTCCTCCGAcgagagccgccgccgcctactCAACAG GCTGGTGTACCGGAGCAAGCAGCGGGGCTTCCTGGAGCTGGACCTGGTGCTGGGGACCTGGGTGGAGCAGCACGTCCACTCCATGGACGAGCCCAACATCCGTGCCCTCCTGCAAGTGCTCGACCTT GAAAACCCGGATTTGTGGAAATGGCTTACTGGTCAGGAGCAGCCACCAGAGGATCTGAATTCTAACCCG GTGTTCACTGCCATCAAGTCGAAGGTCACAGATAACCTAACCAAGCATGCCTCGCCTGAGACCCGATCAACACCAGGTCAGCCATGGGTGAGAGGATGGGACGACATAAAGAAAGGCAAAGATGGACCAAAGTATGGAAATCAGTGA